From a single Adhaeribacter swui genomic region:
- a CDS encoding DUF6686 family protein, whose translation MCDILLLSNKNATTISQCLHCQTLYLWHNNLLLSFTSAEFATFQEITNRFTFDEDAVPFPDYQMRLVMQLPEKQIGFAFMEEEWHDLQVVIREAMLMQEVYEAMR comes from the coding sequence ATGTGCGATATTCTCCTGTTAAGTAATAAAAATGCCACCACCATTAGTCAGTGCCTGCATTGCCAAACCCTTTATTTGTGGCACAACAATTTACTATTGAGCTTTACCTCCGCGGAGTTTGCTACATTTCAAGAAATTACCAACCGGTTTACATTCGACGAAGATGCGGTACCGTTTCCGGACTACCAAATGCGCTTGGTGATGCAGCTCCCCGAAAAACAAATTGGGTTTGCCTTTATGGAAGAAGAATGGCACGATTTGCAGGTAGTTATCCGGGAAGCTATGCTGATGCAGGAGGTGTACGAAGCCATGCGGTAA
- a CDS encoding CPBP family intramembrane glutamic endopeptidase → MHKELKPLWDKIFCFNWKFGLFLLLIICVPRFVLVLHANTSANYQYIGIIMVLSALAPFLFLSKFGRYQIGLKKPTNTLWLLMAFMAGLLFSILLWWLGQTLFGNSYHNWYVYIGQSYNIPAGINASDKAILFAVMAVTGMLFSPIGEELFFRGIVHASFAPSTGEEKASVIDSTAFALTHVAHFGLVYTNQQWQFLLLPTLIWVVSMFLVSRLFYVCKKNSGSILGAMVCHAAFNLGMIYCIFYGADF, encoded by the coding sequence ATGCACAAAGAATTAAAGCCATTATGGGATAAAATATTCTGCTTCAACTGGAAATTCGGGTTGTTCCTTCTTTTAATTATCTGCGTTCCCCGGTTTGTTTTGGTGCTGCACGCCAATACTTCGGCTAATTACCAGTACATCGGCATCATCATGGTTTTGTCGGCTTTGGCGCCGTTTCTGTTTTTAAGTAAGTTTGGACGTTACCAAATCGGTTTAAAAAAGCCTACCAACACACTTTGGCTGCTAATGGCTTTTATGGCGGGTTTGCTTTTCAGCATTTTGCTTTGGTGGCTGGGGCAAACGCTTTTCGGCAATTCTTACCACAACTGGTACGTCTACATCGGGCAATCGTACAATATTCCGGCGGGCATTAACGCCAGCGATAAAGCTATTTTGTTTGCCGTTATGGCGGTAACCGGTATGTTGTTTAGCCCTATTGGCGAAGAGTTGTTTTTCCGGGGCATTGTGCACGCCAGTTTTGCCCCATCTACCGGCGAAGAAAAAGCTTCGGTTATAGACAGTACCGCTTTTGCCCTGACGCATGTGGCGCATTTTGGTTTGGTGTACACAAACCAGCAATGGCAATTTTTACTTTTACCCACGCTCATTTGGGTAGTAAGTATGTTTCTGGTGAGCCGTTTATTTTACGTGTGTAAGAAAAACAGCGGGTCTATTCTGGGGGCTATGGTTTGCCATGCGGCTTTTAACCTGGGCATGATTTACTGCATCTTTTACGGAGCCGATTTTTAA
- a CDS encoding TonB-dependent receptor: MNYLKLIIKLVLVANLGGAILFRAAAQTAPTGSIEGYTKSSQKNALPETTVYLKGTTLGVVSDAKGYFKLDRIPAGVYPVVISSLGYQSQTDTIRISAGQTTSLQYFLKESSTELESVTVMGKSAVQETKEQAYEVQAIDARKLHNTSLDLSHALDRVSGVRVRETGGVGSNINFSLNGFTGRQVKFFLDGVPMDNFGSSFQLNNIPVNLAERIEIYKGVVPIWLGSDALGGAVNIVTNNQPRTYLDASYSFGSFNTHRTVINAGYTAKSGFTAQINAFQNYSDNNYWVNVDVADINTGKYFPNQRVRRFNDTYHNETIIAKAGVVGKKYADRLLFGVTLGQNYAEIQTGARLVSVFGDWHRKGNIVMPTLQYQKRDLFIKGLDLTLNGNYNLGTEQNIDTVYRRYNWFGDYKQYEGQGSERSRSMYKYRNNNGVGTANLNYQLSEKQTISLNHVYNTFNRKGRDELYPENDNYEQPRKSSKNITGIGYKIDYTGRWSTTLFAKHYSQVNRYSQSYNPGSNTSEVLYRQQKNNFSNWGYGLATTYFLTEHLQAKGSYEKSYRLPETEELFGDLVNLQGNIDLDPETSHNFNLGLSYNTTFNKIHQLNFSGNVMYRDARDFIRARLNNNQTMQVMENLFDVTNAGVDGEIRYSYKGFLNAGLNLTYQNLRNNTKFEEGQTQESVVYRDRIPNMPYLFGNADASVFIQDLGKKGNNLNLGYNLLYVHAFYLYWPSLGSDKLDIPQQLAHDVNLTYTLADGRYNVTLECRNVANAQLYDNFSLQKPGRSFTAKLRYFINQ; the protein is encoded by the coding sequence ATGAATTACTTAAAACTTATAATCAAACTGGTACTCGTCGCCAATCTGGGGGGAGCTATTCTCTTCCGGGCCGCGGCTCAAACTGCGCCAACCGGTAGCATCGAGGGATACACGAAATCCAGCCAGAAAAATGCTTTACCCGAAACGACGGTGTACTTAAAAGGAACTACCTTAGGAGTAGTTTCAGATGCTAAAGGTTATTTTAAACTGGACCGCATTCCAGCAGGCGTTTACCCGGTAGTTATCTCCTCGCTAGGCTACCAGTCGCAAACCGATACCATCCGAATCAGCGCCGGTCAAACTACTTCGCTGCAATATTTTTTGAAAGAATCTTCTACGGAGCTGGAATCGGTAACAGTGATGGGTAAAAGTGCCGTGCAGGAAACGAAAGAGCAAGCCTACGAAGTACAAGCCATTGATGCCCGCAAGTTACACAATACCAGCCTGGATTTAAGCCATGCCCTGGACCGGGTATCGGGCGTGCGGGTACGGGAAACCGGTGGTGTGGGTTCTAACATCAACTTTTCCCTAAATGGCTTTACCGGCCGGCAGGTTAAGTTTTTCCTCGACGGCGTGCCCATGGATAATTTTGGTTCTTCTTTCCAGCTCAATAACATTCCGGTTAACCTGGCCGAGCGGATTGAAATTTACAAAGGCGTAGTGCCGATTTGGCTGGGCTCGGATGCGCTGGGCGGCGCGGTAAATATTGTTACCAACAACCAGCCGCGGACTTACCTCGATGCCTCCTACTCTTTTGGGTCTTTTAATACGCACCGTACAGTAATCAATGCCGGTTACACTGCTAAATCCGGTTTTACGGCGCAAATCAATGCTTTTCAGAATTACTCCGATAATAATTATTGGGTAAATGTAGATGTAGCCGACATTAATACGGGTAAATATTTCCCCAACCAGCGGGTGCGCCGTTTTAATGATACCTACCACAACGAAACCATAATTGCCAAAGCCGGGGTGGTGGGTAAAAAATACGCCGATCGCTTATTGTTTGGGGTTACGCTGGGCCAGAACTACGCCGAAATACAAACCGGGGCGCGCCTGGTAAGTGTTTTCGGCGACTGGCACCGCAAGGGTAACATTGTGATGCCCACCCTGCAATACCAGAAACGCGACTTGTTTATAAAAGGGCTGGATTTAACCCTGAACGGAAATTACAACCTGGGCACCGAACAAAACATTGATACGGTATATCGCCGCTACAACTGGTTCGGGGATTACAAGCAATACGAAGGTCAGGGCAGCGAGCGGTCGCGGTCAATGTATAAATACCGCAACAACAACGGCGTGGGCACGGCTAATTTAAATTACCAACTCAGCGAAAAGCAAACCATTTCCCTAAACCATGTTTACAATACCTTTAACCGCAAAGGCCGGGATGAGCTGTACCCCGAAAACGACAATTACGAGCAGCCCCGCAAGAGCAGCAAAAACATTACCGGTATTGGCTACAAAATAGATTACACTGGCCGCTGGAGCACCACTTTGTTTGCCAAACATTACAGCCAGGTAAACCGCTACAGCCAATCGTACAACCCCGGCAGCAACACCAGCGAAGTACTGTACCGGCAACAAAAAAACAATTTCAGCAACTGGGGTTACGGCCTGGCTACCACTTACTTCCTGACGGAACATTTGCAGGCCAAAGGCTCTTACGAAAAAAGCTACCGCCTCCCCGAAACCGAGGAATTGTTCGGCGATTTGGTTAACCTGCAAGGCAACATTGACTTAGACCCCGAAACCAGTCACAATTTTAATCTGGGTTTGAGTTACAACACTACCTTCAACAAAATTCACCAGTTAAATTTCAGCGGTAACGTGATGTACCGCGATGCGCGGGATTTTATCCGGGCCCGCCTGAACAACAACCAAACCATGCAGGTAATGGAAAATTTGTTTGACGTTACCAACGCCGGCGTGGACGGCGAAATCCGGTACTCTTACAAAGGTTTCTTAAATGCCGGCCTGAACCTGACTTACCAAAACCTGCGCAACAACACCAAATTTGAAGAAGGGCAAACCCAGGAAAGCGTGGTGTACCGGGACCGCATTCCGAACATGCCTTATTTGTTTGGCAACGCCGATGCCTCGGTTTTTATCCAAGATTTGGGCAAGAAAGGCAACAACCTGAACCTGGGTTATAACCTGCTATACGTGCACGCTTTTTACCTGTACTGGCCCAGCCTGGGCAGCGACAAACTCGATATTCCGCAGCAGCTAGCACACGATGTAAACCTCACTTATACCCTGGCAGATGGCCGCTACAATGTAACCCTGGAATGCCGCAATGTAGCCAACGCCCAATTGTACGACAACTTTAGTCTGCAAAAACCGGGTCGCAGTTTCACGGCCAAGCTCCGCTATTTCATTAATCAATAA
- a CDS encoding RagB/SusD family nutrient uptake outer membrane protein, with protein sequence MKKQIIWLLLFGAFLSGCELNETPESTATKEAVFSSERGLDLYTTSFYDILPTGNDIHRGDAMSDYAARTQVPEFLVPGAFGPRQSDGWTWTGLRNINYFIANNNDPNIAPGVRRHYLGIAKFFRAWFYFDKVKRFGDVPWINTPMSVDDPALYNGRDSRATVMDSVLADLNYACANITTTSDNSRSLITKYVAYAFKSRVCLFEGTFRKYHPEYGQESSANAWLTEAATAAETVMKEGGFSLNTAGGPDNAYRQLFISQKPVTSEIILSAVVDPALSIFNDANWYWTSATYGARVSLIRTFVNTYLNLDGTPFTSKPDYQTLTFAEEVKNRDLRLKQTIRAGDYKRLNGGVAEAAPPVFSYTYTGYQPIKWTLDDTFYDGGSRNNNSISIIRFAEVLLNYAEAKAELGTFTNEDWQRTVGALRQRAGITGGLAEKPTVADPYLQTNYFPNINDAALLEIRRERGIELVLEGQRFSDLIRWDRGELMEMPWNGFYVPALNQPLDLNEDGKPDVAFYKTMPANPVAGVTYVNVAETISGGTANPQRLSNDTSGELTWLNNIPRNWEAKHYLYPIPETDRLLNPKLGQNPGW encoded by the coding sequence ATGAAAAAGCAAATAATATGGCTGCTGTTGTTCGGCGCTTTTCTTTCGGGTTGCGAACTAAACGAAACGCCCGAATCTACCGCCACCAAAGAAGCGGTGTTTAGCAGCGAAAGAGGCCTGGATTTATACACTACTTCGTTTTACGATATTTTACCCACTGGCAACGATATTCACCGCGGCGACGCCATGAGCGATTACGCCGCCCGTACCCAGGTGCCCGAGTTTTTGGTACCCGGTGCCTTTGGTCCGCGGCAAAGCGATGGCTGGACCTGGACCGGCCTGCGCAACATTAATTATTTTATCGCTAACAACAACGATCCTAACATTGCGCCCGGCGTGCGCAGGCATTATCTGGGCATTGCTAAGTTTTTCCGGGCCTGGTTTTATTTTGACAAAGTAAAACGCTTTGGCGATGTGCCTTGGATTAACACGCCCATGTCCGTGGATGATCCGGCTTTGTACAACGGCCGCGATTCGCGGGCTACGGTAATGGATTCGGTTTTGGCCGATTTAAATTACGCCTGCGCCAACATTACCACCACCAGCGACAACTCCCGCAGTTTAATTACCAAATACGTGGCGTACGCTTTTAAAAGCCGGGTTTGTTTGTTCGAAGGTACTTTCCGGAAATACCACCCCGAATACGGCCAGGAAAGTAGCGCCAACGCCTGGCTAACCGAAGCCGCCACTGCCGCCGAAACCGTCATGAAAGAAGGCGGTTTTAGCCTGAACACCGCCGGCGGCCCCGACAACGCGTATCGCCAGTTATTTATCAGCCAAAAGCCCGTAACTTCCGAAATTATTTTGTCGGCTGTAGTGGATCCGGCTTTAAGTATCTTTAACGATGCCAACTGGTACTGGACCAGCGCAACGTATGGAGCCCGGGTAAGCTTAATCCGCACGTTTGTAAATACCTATTTAAACCTGGATGGTACGCCGTTTACCAGTAAGCCTGATTATCAAACCTTAACCTTCGCCGAGGAAGTGAAAAACCGCGACTTGCGGCTGAAACAAACCATTCGGGCGGGCGATTATAAAAGATTAAACGGCGGCGTAGCCGAAGCTGCTCCCCCGGTATTTTCTTACACCTACACCGGTTACCAACCCATTAAATGGACTTTGGACGATACGTTTTACGACGGCGGTAGCCGGAATAACAACTCTATTTCTATCATCCGTTTTGCCGAGGTATTATTAAACTACGCCGAAGCCAAAGCCGAACTGGGTACGTTTACCAACGAAGACTGGCAGCGCACCGTGGGCGCCTTACGCCAGCGGGCCGGCATTACCGGCGGCTTAGCCGAAAAACCAACCGTAGCTGATCCGTATTTGCAAACCAATTATTTCCCCAATATAAACGATGCGGCTTTACTCGAAATACGGCGCGAACGCGGCATTGAACTGGTATTGGAAGGTCAGCGCTTTTCGGATTTAATCCGTTGGGACCGCGGCGAATTAATGGAGATGCCCTGGAATGGTTTCTACGTACCAGCCCTGAACCAGCCTCTGGATTTAAACGAAGACGGCAAACCCGACGTGGCCTTTTACAAAACCATGCCGGCTAATCCGGTAGCGGGTGTAACGTACGTAAACGTAGCCGAAACCATTAGCGGCGGCACTGCCAATCCGCAGCGTTTAAGTAACGATACATCCGGCGAATTAACCTGGCTGAATAACATTCCGCGCAACTGGGAAGCCAAACATTACCTGTATCCGATCCCCGAAACCGACCGATTGCTTAATCCCAAACTCGGCCAAAATCCGGGATGGTAA
- a CDS encoding DUF4374 domain-containing protein, whose product MTYNFKSLLSGLFLTTTLLATSCSDDDTTQPPVTKPETTTKYIIASTPTASQGVADYLLTVDDLSKGTVSTVGNGIEQDGTYRYYVTNKNRFFSLLYGQGNPGAVTTYELNSEGKLTKLSNFQSETVQAFAAVNDDILMMKIPRSGDENASWYRVNAEQMQIVGEGKTNIVKLAGNGERAHFSWLSKVGDKVYAPYMSIKGCCGDTFGTLYPDSSWVAVFSYPSMTLEKVIRDNRTSYIGRYFTNGLVEDEKGDAYAFSSAVATNSGKPASTKPSGFLKIKKGETEFDKSYFFNVEQAAEGYYITNQNYVGNGKFIAMLSNVKGAYTTGFRLAIADVYNQTITWVQGAPDPATVTNVTTNNLVTDNTAHVGITTAEGSYVYQINATTATATRGIKVEGGQITAISKLDY is encoded by the coding sequence ATGACTTACAACTTTAAATCCTTGTTATCTGGTTTATTTTTGACCACCACTTTACTGGCTACTTCCTGCTCCGACGATGACACCACCCAGCCGCCGGTTACCAAACCGGAAACCACTACCAAATACATTATTGCCTCTACTCCTACTGCTTCGCAAGGTGTAGCCGATTACCTGCTTACCGTCGATGATTTAAGTAAGGGTACCGTGAGCACCGTGGGCAACGGCATTGAACAGGACGGTACCTACCGCTACTATGTTACCAACAAAAACCGTTTTTTCAGTTTGTTGTACGGGCAAGGCAACCCAGGAGCCGTTACCACCTATGAGTTAAACAGCGAAGGAAAACTAACCAAGTTATCAAACTTCCAATCGGAAACGGTACAGGCTTTTGCCGCCGTGAACGACGATATTCTGATGATGAAAATACCCCGCAGCGGAGACGAAAATGCGTCGTGGTACCGCGTTAACGCCGAGCAGATGCAGATTGTGGGCGAAGGCAAAACCAATATCGTGAAACTGGCCGGTAACGGCGAGCGGGCGCACTTTTCGTGGTTATCGAAAGTAGGCGATAAAGTATACGCCCCGTACATGAGCATTAAAGGTTGCTGCGGCGACACCTTTGGAACCTTGTACCCCGATAGCAGTTGGGTAGCGGTATTCTCGTATCCCAGCATGACCCTCGAAAAAGTAATCCGCGATAACCGCACCAGCTACATTGGCCGGTATTTCACTAACGGGTTAGTAGAAGACGAAAAAGGCGACGCTTACGCATTTTCTTCGGCGGTAGCTACCAACAGCGGCAAACCTGCCTCTACCAAACCGTCCGGATTTTTAAAAATTAAAAAAGGCGAAACCGAGTTCGATAAAAGCTATTTCTTTAATGTGGAGCAAGCCGCCGAAGGCTATTACATTACCAACCAGAACTACGTGGGCAACGGCAAATTCATCGCTATGCTATCGAACGTAAAAGGCGCTTACACCACTGGTTTCCGGCTGGCCATTGCCGATGTATACAACCAAACCATTACCTGGGTACAAGGCGCCCCCGATCCGGCTACCGTTACCAATGTTACTACCAATAATTTAGTTACGGACAACACCGCGCACGTGGGCATAACTACCGCCGAAGGCAGCTACGTGTACCAGATTAACGCCACTACCGCCACCGCTACCCGAGGCATTAAAGTAGAAGGTGGCCAGATTACCGCCATCAGCAAACTCGATTATTAA
- a CDS encoding lipocalin family protein — MNRVFLLFFSVGIISCDSSSIQQIPTSQAQSLQPQVTPVTTKFAGNYMVKSDRYSINEAKEIYVLKYDGTAKWMFVDVNETIPLEKTKYGVWHVNGSTLNITYQDENSLETEQFVLDDGCFYDQGSGERYLQLTQLAQIPF, encoded by the coding sequence ATGAATAGGGTATTTCTTCTGTTTTTTTCGGTAGGGATTATATCCTGCGATAGTAGCAGCATCCAACAAATTCCAACCAGCCAGGCACAAAGCCTGCAACCCCAGGTAACACCTGTTACTACTAAGTTTGCCGGGAATTACATGGTAAAATCAGACCGTTATTCCATAAATGAAGCCAAAGAAATTTACGTACTCAAATACGATGGCACCGCCAAGTGGATGTTTGTTGACGTGAACGAAACTATTCCTTTGGAAAAAACCAAATACGGCGTGTGGCACGTAAACGGATCTACTTTAAACATTACCTACCAGGACGAAAACAGCCTTGAAACCGAGCAATTTGTGTTGGACGATGGCTGCTTTTACGATCAAGGCTCCGGCGAAAGGTATTTACAGCTAACCCAACTGGCTCAAATCCCTTTTTAA
- a CDS encoding endonuclease/exonuclease/phosphatase family protein — protein sequence MKLQRALYFLIVFCLLSGSASAQQLTVGSFNIRFDNPRDEGNLWADRAPAVAALLQFHDFDIFGTQEGLKNQLDDISKALPGYARYGKGRDDGQEKGEHSAIFFKKDRFKLLKSGDFWLSQTPDKPSLGWDATCCNRICSWVYLQDQQTKKKFYVFNVHYDHQGVQARQESSKLILSKIKEIARQEPVILTGDFNGDHNSEWYQAVANSGQLYDTYKAAKNPYALNASFNAFGKKLDGQEIIDHVFTTKDFKVQKWGVLTDTYHGKFPSDHFPILVKLSMGAK from the coding sequence ATGAAATTACAACGTGCGCTTTACTTTTTAATCGTCTTTTGTTTGTTGTCGGGTTCTGCTTCTGCCCAACAGTTAACGGTAGGTTCCTTTAATATCCGTTTTGATAACCCAAGGGATGAAGGTAATTTATGGGCCGACCGGGCGCCGGCTGTGGCCGCTTTACTGCAGTTCCACGATTTTGATATTTTTGGTACTCAGGAAGGCTTAAAAAATCAACTGGACGATATCAGTAAAGCTTTGCCGGGATATGCGCGCTACGGCAAAGGACGCGACGATGGCCAGGAGAAAGGCGAACACTCGGCTATATTTTTTAAAAAAGACCGGTTTAAACTACTCAAAAGCGGCGATTTTTGGTTATCGCAAACGCCTGATAAACCATCATTGGGTTGGGATGCTACCTGCTGTAATCGCATTTGCTCCTGGGTGTACCTGCAAGACCAGCAAACCAAGAAGAAGTTTTATGTTTTTAACGTCCACTACGACCACCAGGGTGTGCAGGCCCGCCAGGAAAGCAGCAAATTAATTTTAAGCAAAATCAAAGAAATTGCCCGCCAGGAACCCGTAATTTTAACCGGCGACTTTAACGGCGACCACAACAGCGAGTGGTACCAGGCCGTAGCCAACTCCGGGCAATTGTATGATACTTACAAAGCCGCGAAAAACCCTTATGCCCTTAACGCTTCTTTTAACGCGTTCGGTAAAAAACTCGACGGCCAGGAAATTATCGATCATGTTTTTACCACCAAAGATTTTAAAGTACAAAAGTGGGGCGTCCTTACTGATACCTACCACGGCAAATTTCCTTCGGACCATTTCCCGATTTTGGTTAAGCTGAGTATGGGAGCCAAATAA
- a CDS encoding PepSY-associated TM helix domain-containing protein encodes MLFRSKAQATKKHSRSLFYRVSAWLHLWLGLASGIVVIIVSLTAAALTFEDELRVWLQPYQTVEYSDKPFLPPSVLSKAVKDKYNFPSVSSVMYQGKTRSAIVPYYADRRNYQVVYVNPYTAEVLHRQYLNDDFFRIMIIGHYQLWLPRPIGKPIVAYSTFIFVITLLNGLVLWWPQKWTATTRKQSFWLNFKASFKRVNYDLHNVLGFYSLLVGLVLGLTGMVYGMKWFADGVYWTASGGQTQIQDRPKSDTTLVAPPLPQLEEDILFAQLAEQKVDLSKNDVRIVYPYGTDGAWGVDINSKPGTRYLTASTYYEQKSLKKLSEKPGFPNGNLGDKLMQLNYDLHVGSIGGIWTKIIAFLVCIISASLPVTGFIIWWGKKKKGRKSAKSKKFKNTPFAPVPGVAVTPEISRPRVKRPVRT; translated from the coding sequence ATGTTATTCCGTAGCAAAGCCCAAGCAACTAAAAAGCATTCCCGTTCTTTGTTTTACCGCGTTTCGGCCTGGCTGCATCTTTGGCTGGGGCTGGCTTCCGGTATCGTGGTGATTATCGTGAGCCTCACGGCGGCGGCGCTAACTTTCGAAGATGAGTTACGGGTGTGGCTGCAACCGTACCAAACCGTAGAATACTCGGATAAGCCTTTTTTGCCACCTTCGGTTTTGAGTAAAGCGGTAAAAGACAAGTATAATTTTCCGTCGGTTTCGTCGGTGATGTACCAGGGCAAAACCCGCAGCGCCATTGTGCCTTACTACGCCGACCGCCGCAACTACCAGGTGGTTTACGTGAACCCCTACACCGCCGAAGTTTTGCATCGGCAATACCTAAACGACGACTTTTTCCGAATTATGATTATCGGGCATTACCAGTTGTGGCTGCCCCGCCCCATCGGCAAACCCATTGTGGCGTACAGTACCTTCATTTTTGTAATTACCTTATTAAACGGCCTGGTCCTGTGGTGGCCACAAAAATGGACCGCTACTACCCGCAAGCAAAGCTTCTGGCTGAATTTTAAAGCCAGCTTTAAACGGGTTAATTACGACTTACATAACGTACTGGGCTTTTACTCGCTGCTGGTAGGTTTGGTATTAGGGTTAACGGGCATGGTGTACGGCATGAAGTGGTTCGCCGACGGCGTTTACTGGACTGCCTCCGGTGGCCAAACGCAAATACAAGATCGACCTAAATCCGACACGACGCTGGTAGCTCCCCCCCTGCCGCAACTGGAAGAAGATATATTATTTGCCCAACTGGCCGAACAAAAGGTAGATTTAAGCAAGAACGACGTGAGGATTGTGTACCCTTACGGTACGGATGGAGCCTGGGGAGTGGATATAAACTCGAAACCAGGTACCCGCTACTTAACAGCCTCCACTTACTACGAGCAAAAATCGCTGAAAAAACTCTCCGAGAAACCGGGCTTCCCGAACGGCAACTTAGGCGATAAACTTATGCAACTCAACTACGACTTACACGTGGGTTCCATTGGCGGCATCTGGACCAAGATTATTGCATTTCTGGTTTGTATTATTTCGGCCAGCTTGCCGGTTACCGGTTTTATTATCTGGTGGGGCAAAAAGAAAAAAGGCAGGAAATCCGCCAAAAGCAAAAAATTTAAAAATACGCCATTCGCTCCGGTACCAGGCGTGGCGGTTACGCCCGAAATAAGCCGGCCCCGGGTAAAAAGGCCCGTGCGCACCTAA
- a CDS encoding SH3 domain-containing protein: protein MKTLLLSLALMAQVGLTMADDKMKTTPVQVRNDNVKMFKQAGTSTPILETLTTTDRVELVRKFNKEWAIVVVNGKAGYVLISELANLKTTPSTKTLASK, encoded by the coding sequence ATGAAAACGCTTCTTCTTTCGCTCGCTCTTATGGCTCAGGTTGGTTTAACTATGGCCGATGATAAAATGAAAACTACCCCGGTGCAAGTGCGCAACGACAACGTTAAAATGTTTAAGCAAGCGGGCACTTCTACCCCCATTCTGGAAACCTTAACTACCACCGACCGCGTGGAATTAGTGCGGAAGTTTAATAAAGAATGGGCCATTGTGGTAGTAAACGGCAAAGCGGGCTACGTGCTGATTTCGGAGCTTGCCAACCTGAAAACTACTCCATCAACCAAAACTTTAGCCAGTAAGTAA